The Paenibacillus polymyxa M1 DNA segment GAACCGAATGTTTCTTTCAGGAAATCAGCAGCGGTATCTTGACCGTCCGAGTTGAGGACATACCAGGAGCTGCCGCCGAGGCTGGAAGCATTCACGGATTCAGGTATATTTTTCAGCTTAGGGAAAGGAACTACAGCCCATTTACCGGATTGCGAAGCTTCAGCTTTAATCGAAGGCGTAATCCAGTTACCTGTAGGTACGGAAGCAACTGCACCGCTGTTGAACGCGGCCAAGAATTGACTCCAGTCGGCATTCATTTTAACAATGTTAGCGTCGAACAAGGATTTGTACGTCAAGAGTGCTTCCTTCAGAGCTGGGTTACCAGCCAGGTTTGGTGTTTTACCGTCTTCTTTCAGGTACCAAGAACCTGCAGTTTGGATCATGCCACGGATCAGACCCAGGTCATTCGGATCTTGAGTCAGCATATCTTTGCCTGTTTTCTGTTTTACAGCTTTACCGATTTCAATAAATTTGTCCCAATCAATATTGGTCAAGTCCGCTACTTTGTAGCCGGCTTGTTCCAGATAGTCCGTTCTTACATACAATCCCATAACACCGGAGTCGAATGGAACACCGTATTGCTTGCCGTTGTAGCTAGTCGGTCCGATTTTATAATCAGCGAAGTCGGATGCTTTGATCGAATTAGTCATATCATGGAAAGAATCGGGATAGGCTTGCAGGAAGTTCTGTGCCCGGTAATCCTCAATTAGAACCACGTTCGGCAATCCTTTAGTAGAACCGGAGTTGAGGCCGGCATTCATTTTTTGTACGATATCATTTTGAGCATATTCAACAATGTTTACGGTTACATCTGGATGTTTGGCAACATAGCGATCTTTTGCCAGCTTCAGGGCTGCGATATTAAAGTTCGGGTCCCAAGCCCAGACTGTGATTTCTTTCTTGCCTGAATCTGTGGTCGTAGCTGCTTTCTCGGAATTGCTGGAGCACGCGGATAGCAAGATCAAGCTTGCGATCAGCAGAAGGAAAGACATTTTTTTCATTTTGTTCAACCCCTACTCTTTTTTTATATGTTGCTAATCATAGAACTTTTTTTGAAAGCGGTTACCTTGTTTATGAATTTAGTTTATCATCCTTGCTTTGCTGGCAGTTAGGAATATCTTTATACAGATTGGTCTTATTATTATGATTTATCTAAAAAGGTACCGCTTACATTTGTACTTTCTTTAGTTTTAGGTACTTTTTATAGACTGAACTAAAGTTCTTCACGAAGCATCATTCCGCCCACTCCGTTCTTGTTTCACCTTCTTTGTTTAGTTCAGCCTATATTTTTATGGGGTAGGAGGGACGGGTTTTAGGATCAGTGGCAGGGTCATTCTTACTTTGGTGCCCTCGCCCTTCTTGCTGGAGATGGTTACGCCATATTCTTCTCCATACAGAAGGGTAATGCGATTGTGTACATTCTGGATGCCGATGCCCGTAAATAGTTGGCGCTTGCTCTTGGGATTCGGCAGTCCGTCTTGCACTGTATGCCCATCCAAATCCATACCGTCTCCATCGTCGACCACTTCACAGATTAATGTATCATCCGTTTTGGACACCAATATATAGATGTGCCCTGCATTCTTCTCATTAAAGGCATGGAAAAAGGAGTTTTCGATGAAAGGCTGAATGATGAGTTTGGGCACATGGTACTCCAGACAATCGGGGGATACAAAGTAATTCACTTGTACCCGTTGCCCGTAACGTACATGATTAATAAATACATAATTTTGCATGTTGGCCATTTCCTGCTCGATGGTGATCGTTTCGCTCACATTGCTGATTGTATTTTGCAGCAGGGAAATGAGCGCATTAATCGTCTCGGCGGCGGTTTCCTTGTTTCCTTTGAGCACGAGCATTTTGATGGAAGCCAATGTATTGTACAGAAAATGTGGATTGATCTGCCGTTGTAGTGCAGCAAGCTCTGCATTTCGTTGGCCTTTTTGCGTTTCTAAAAGCTTACGAATATAATCATTTAGTTCATCGAGCATGTAGTTGTATGCATGACTTAGTTGTCTGACCTCATAGCTGCCTGTGACCGGGATATAATTATCAAAATTTTTCTCGCGTATCGTCGACATTTGCTTGACCAGCCGAGTCAGTGAACGGATCAGGCGACGGGAAATGAGGAAAACAATCACCAAAGCAATCAGTACAATGGCGATGCAGATCCATACTACAGATTTAACGTCAATAATTTGCCCAACCGCCGTTTGTCTATCGATCATGTTCACCAGATAAAAATCAAATGAAGGAATATAGTTGGAAAGGACGATACTCTCCTTATTCATCACATCCGCATTAATATAGTTCAGTCCCTGTTCATTGATTTTGGTGGCATAGCCCAGCAGTTCACTGGAGCGTTGTCCGATCAGGTCCTGGCGGTTGCTTGATACAATCAGTCCTGATTTGTCCATAATAAGCACATCATTACCGTTACTCGTGAAATTGTTATAAAAACGCCGAAATTCCGGCTCTCGGATAGCGATGTAGATCATACCGTACATGGTGCCGCTCGTTCGCTCCATAAATACTTTGGAGGCGATAATATAGGGGGTTGGCTTTTGTGCGGTGCTATTCATTTGTTGATGAAACAACTCCGTATCCATTTGATACATAAGCTGTGCTGGCCGTGCCACGCTTCGGGCTGTAATGGAACTGCTCTTAAGCTGTTCCGCAGTTACAGGCCAATAGGACGAGTCGGAGTAAAAGCTCCGACCGTTCATCCCTGTTACAGCGACACCGACATCATAAGCATCGACGTTCGATTTAATTTGCTTCATTTGCTGTGCCATACCAAAGTAAATCCTTGCCGAGTTAATCGAGTCAGATTGGCCGCCAGTCAAATAGTTTTTGACGGTTCCATTTTCCGAAGCATGGGTTACAGCATTCACGATAGAGTCATTGAAGGATTCAAAGCTGGATTGAATCTGGCTAAGCACCTTGGCATTCGTAATACTGAATGTCTCAGCGAATAGTCGTTCAGACATTCGAATCGTCACCAAAGAGGTCAGCAAGGACACCGCAGTGATGCTGATCACCATAACAATAAAGATTTTGAAGAACAGACCTTGATATTTGATCTTGTGGATATATCTTTTCATATTTAATCTCTTTTCTGCTGGCAGATATGCGCTTGCTCTCTAATGGAGATGCTCCCGGCGGTACTGGCTGGGTGAGTAGCCCTTCACTTTTTTGAACACTTTAGTAAAATAGCTGGGGTCCGAATAACCTACTGTACTACTAATATCTGAAATGGGCAGCGTCCCCGATCGCAGTAATTCAGCAGCCTTCTCAACCCGGATTTTGTTCAGATACTCGCTAAATCCCTCTGTATGGTGTGCCGTAAAATAACTGGACAAATAAGAGGGGTTAAAATGAAAATATTGCCCAAGGGTCGTCAAATTGAGTGTTTCAGCATGATGTTCCTCAATATACTCCAGCAGTTTTTTCATGCTTGCACTACTTCCTTGCTGTGTTTTGGCCAGGATCTGTCGGTTCGCTTCCTCCAAAAAAGTCTCCAGCAACCGCACGGCTTCATGTACATGAGGAGCATCATTAATTGTTTTGAAATACGAATATTTCGCCGCATCCAGCTCCTTCATATCATACCCCTGATTCCCGAGCAAAATTGTAATGTTGAACACGATATTTCCGAGCAGCGATTTGAATTCAAAAGCGGTAGAGGTATAGTTGCCGGACATGGCGGCTACATAGGACCTCAAATCCTGAAAAGCCGTATCAAAATGCTCACGCTTCATCTCTTCCGTAAACTGTTTTAGGTTAAACGAACTATTCACCTGAACAGGCTGAGGGAGTTCATCTTCCATCAGTAGCGCTGTCTCTGGGAAATAAAAGCGGTAACTCAGTAATTTGGGAAGCTCATCCTGATAGACATTGCTAATCTGGTTAAAATCATCAAATAGATGGCTGACCGCCCAGCCTGTCTGTGGCTCGACCTGCTTCGTCTCTTGAGCAACTTCCCTAACCGCAGCCATCCAGGCGTCTAATTCCCGTGGCTCCAAATTGGCTAAAAAAACAGCTGTATAGACATCAGATGGCAGTTGTCGCAGAACCATGTGTTCACAGGCAGAGGCTAACCGATCTGTAAGCTTGGAAAATAGGTCCGAAGCAGAGGTAGTAGTAGAGCGCCCCTTATCTTGCTGTACCGACTGTTCTATACCTATGAGCGCAAAACGGGGATAAGGAAATGCTTGCTTCAGCAGTTCAGCGTCATAATCTATGCTATAGCCGGAAGTCAATTTTTCGATCACATGATCTATCGTAATTCGATTATTCCCGGCATCTTCCTGATACTGAATGGATGGGATTTTGCGGGCCGTTCGCTGAAGCACTTGAAG contains these protein-coding regions:
- a CDS encoding response regulator transcription factor; protein product: MNELCNILIVDDEILVRQGIKHHLSWEQYGFRIVGEASNGKEALELIEALRPHIIITDIVMPIMDGEELTRIVRQNYPDIEVIVLSSYGEFNYVRSTFQQGVADYILKPKLDTDELLQVLQRTARKIPSIQYQEDAGNNRITIDHVIEKLTSGYSIDYDAELLKQAFPYPRFALIGIEQSVQQDKGRSTTTSASDLFSKLTDRLASACEHMVLRQLPSDVYTAVFLANLEPRELDAWMAAVREVAQETKQVEPQTGWAVSHLFDDFNQISNVYQDELPKLLSYRFYFPETALLMEDELPQPVQVNSSFNLKQFTEEMKREHFDTAFQDLRSYVAAMSGNYTSTAFEFKSLLGNIVFNITILLGNQGYDMKELDAAKYSYFKTINDAPHVHEAVRLLETFLEEANRQILAKTQQGSSASMKKLLEYIEEHHAETLNLTTLGQYFHFNPSYLSSYFTAHHTEGFSEYLNKIRVEKAAELLRSGTLPISDISSTVGYSDPSYFTKVFKKVKGYSPSQYRREHLH
- a CDS encoding cache domain-containing sensor histidine kinase, whose amino-acid sequence is MKRYIHKIKYQGLFFKIFIVMVISITAVSLLTSLVTIRMSERLFAETFSITNAKVLSQIQSSFESFNDSIVNAVTHASENGTVKNYLTGGQSDSINSARIYFGMAQQMKQIKSNVDAYDVGVAVTGMNGRSFYSDSSYWPVTAEQLKSSSITARSVARPAQLMYQMDTELFHQQMNSTAQKPTPYIIASKVFMERTSGTMYGMIYIAIREPEFRRFYNNFTSNGNDVLIMDKSGLIVSSNRQDLIGQRSSELLGYATKINEQGLNYINADVMNKESIVLSNYIPSFDFYLVNMIDRQTAVGQIIDVKSVVWICIAIVLIALVIVFLISRRLIRSLTRLVKQMSTIREKNFDNYIPVTGSYEVRQLSHAYNYMLDELNDYIRKLLETQKGQRNAELAALQRQINPHFLYNTLASIKMLVLKGNKETAAETINALISLLQNTISNVSETITIEQEMANMQNYVFINHVRYGQRVQVNYFVSPDCLEYHVPKLIIQPFIENSFFHAFNEKNAGHIYILVSKTDDTLICEVVDDGDGMDLDGHTVQDGLPNPKSKRQLFTGIGIQNVHNRITLLYGEEYGVTISSKKGEGTKVRMTLPLILKPVPPTP
- a CDS encoding ABC transporter substrate-binding protein — its product is MKKMSFLLLIASLILLSACSSNSEKAATTTDSGKKEITVWAWDPNFNIAALKLAKDRYVAKHPDVTVNIVEYAQNDIVQKMNAGLNSGSTKGLPNVVLIEDYRAQNFLQAYPDSFHDMTNSIKASDFADYKIGPTSYNGKQYGVPFDSGVMGLYVRTDYLEQAGYKVADLTNIDWDKFIEIGKAVKQKTGKDMLTQDPNDLGLIRGMIQTAGSWYLKEDGKTPNLAGNPALKEALLTYKSLFDANIVKMNADWSQFLAAFNSGAVASVPTGNWITPSIKAEASQSGKWAVVPFPKLKNIPESVNASSLGGSSWYVLNSDGQDTAADFLKETFGSDPELYQDMLSKIGIVGSLNAASSGKAYDVEDAYFGGDKVYKKFADWTKQVPKVNYGLHTYAIEDIMTVEIQNYLNGKDVDTVLKDAQGQAEAQLK